CCTGTCCCGTGACGGAAAACCGAGAGTCACCGGCTCGAAGACGCGTGCGCCCTCTCCCAGTCTGTTTATGCCATATTCTATCATTCGACGGTCACACTCTTTGCCAGATTTCTTGGTTTGTCGATGTCCCTGTTTAAAGCACATGCGGTGTGGTATGCGAGGAGCTGGAGGACGACCGAGACGGTGAGCACCTGGACCATCTGGTGGTCGTTGGGCACCGGGATGAAGACGTCGACGACCTGTTCCACCTCGGTGTCCCCTTCGACGCCGACGCCGATGATCGGGGCCCCCCTTGCCTTCATCTCCTTGACGTTGGAGAGCATCACGCCGTAGGTCCTGCCCGGCATGCAGATGGCGACGACCGGCGTTTCCGGAGAGAGCAGCGCGAAAGGCCCGTGCTTGAGTTCGCCTGCGGCATAACCCTCGGCATGGATGTACGAGATCTCCTTCATCTTCAGCGCCCCTTCGAGGGCGACCGGGTAGAAGACGCCCCGCCCGACATAGAACATCTCCTGCGCCTCAGATATTAATGCGACCGCTTTTCCGAGGGTGCAGGAGAGCACACGCTCGATAGAGCAGTTGGCATGGGCGAGGACGTCGTCGAACTCCCTGTCGCACATCGCGTTCACCATCGCCATGAAGACCGCGAGTTGCGCGGTGAACGACTTGGTGGCGGCGACGCTGATCTCGGGGCCGGCGCACATGAAGAGGGTCCAGTCCGCCTTTCTGGTGATCGAACTCCCGAGAATGTTCGTGATGGCGAGGGCCGGGCAGTTGTGGGCCTTTGCCTGGTCGATCGCCGCAAGGGTGTCCGCGGTCTCTCCGGACTGGGAGACGGCGATGACGAGTTCGCGGATGGGCGGGGCATAATACTTGAACTCGGAGGCGAGTTCGACGTTGACCCTCTTCTTTCCGTAGTCCTCGGCAAGATAGCGGAAGATGAGGGCGGTGTGGTATGACGTCCCGCAGGCCGCCACTGTCAGTTCGGGTGCGACCCTGACCATGGCAAGGCGGCTGTCCCCTTCGAGGCCCTTGATGGTGTTATAGAAGGCCTGGGGCTGTTCGTAGATCTCCTTGAGCATGTAATGGGGGAACCCCCCTTTCTTCGCGTCGTCCACGCTCCAGGTGATGTGGTCGACATGCCTCTCGACAGGCATCCCGTCATGATAGACGTCGATCCGTGC
Above is a genomic segment from Methanofollis sp. UBA420 containing:
- the glmS gene encoding glutamine--fructose-6-phosphate transaminase (isomerizing), which produces MCGIVGYIGWRDAAPLIIEGLKRLEYRGYDSFGVATENGDIRVVKRNGRISDNHLDLSALSGTIGIGHTRWATHGVPNEQNAHPHTDCTGAIAVVHNGIIENYALLRRKLTEKGHHFRSETDTEVIAHLIEEYYTGDLLAAVTETVRHLEGSYAILALAKNDPRIIAARRSSPLVLGIGDGEMLCASDITPLLDHTERAVYLEDGDIAALTPARIDVYHDGMPVERHVDHITWSVDDAKKGGFPHYMLKEIYEQPQAFYNTIKGLEGDSRLAMVRVAPELTVAACGTSYHTALIFRYLAEDYGKKRVNVELASEFKYYAPPIRELVIAVSQSGETADTLAAIDQAKAHNCPALAITNILGSSITRKADWTLFMCAGPEISVAATKSFTAQLAVFMAMVNAMCDREFDDVLAHANCSIERVLSCTLGKAVALISEAQEMFYVGRGVFYPVALEGALKMKEISYIHAEGYAAGELKHGPFALLSPETPVVAICMPGRTYGVMLSNVKEMKARGAPIIGVGVEGDTEVEQVVDVFIPVPNDHQMVQVLTVSVVLQLLAYHTACALNRDIDKPRNLAKSVTVE